The Streptomyces kanamyceticus genome window below encodes:
- a CDS encoding AAA family ATPase: MERPLTGRSLAERILVGRTEELGTLRRLLAQRRLVTVVGGAGVGKSLLAAHAAAAVGGSLPDGVVRVRWWDGGPARRRTVAQTVAEALDAAAEGTGAAVGVTDLVARLRSRRMLVVLDDFDPVRADCVHLVHALLEGAPGVRILAAGRHPLGLGDEAVLRLGPLAVTPSGSDDAELAPAVALFLDRVRAASAGRRAASTGAAEVPGDGDAGVLRLRGAVARARRGRAAWAIPGKRGRKGPAAGARGGDQTDGSSGAPVEHGAESPMRGGEQHAPELPEHGAGQTPTDGTSERLVEQSTGSPMRDGEQHAPELPEHGTGQTSADGTSDPPAHGTEPPTPGGQRDAPGARGREAGQTPTHGSSDAPLEHDTESLMRDGEQHAPELPRHRTGQTPTHGTSDPPAHGTEPPTPGGQRDAPGARGREAGQTPTHGSSDAPLEHDTESLMRDGEQHAPELPRHRTGQTPTHGTSDPPAHGTEPPTPGGQRDAPGARGREAGQTPTHGSSDAPPEHDTESPMRHGERLPVAGGADARLQAPRPSAPPLTDADESPRRDAEPVVRPDAASALHGGPEPARADAAPVVPANTKSAPGADAAPPIHGATDAELPARHHTAPLAGDHRALPDSGEPSDDELRIALHICRRLEGVPLAIELAAAQVAEYSMVQLVRMLDAGQGWLGVPDAALRRHRSLRAAVGAGYALCEPTERTTWARLSVFAGDFDEDAAVFVCSGGGLGAEEVPVCLARLVLASVLTPVRDPGGVLPPRYRMTEAARGFGAERLQSAGETAAAVSRHLYWYANIASSAHHLWSTGLHERATALVREEEDNLHASLARQPHRADEAAAALAVAVDLWFWWAVCGRAAEGREHLRRLLPVGRADTRLCGQALWLAGWLAVCVDAPDAAELLGQAWRVGVLAGDDATIGRVSHVLGALALEEGRTERAIAHLREAADIIPVHAEHGPPAAVSWALLAVAQARVSPAAARRSIRRASAGPQPRHDLWTRSMTQYAQALVDHLRGRRSRAWRRAHKALAGANGVAGAAKAARTTATGEADGTTATGNGLPAVVTVAGPPGAALIHQLIADIEEGPSPSARHPDLHP; the protein is encoded by the coding sequence GTGGAGCGCCCCCTGACCGGGCGGTCCCTGGCCGAGCGGATCTTGGTCGGACGAACCGAGGAACTAGGAACCCTGCGCAGGCTTCTCGCGCAGCGCCGCCTGGTCACGGTGGTGGGTGGCGCGGGAGTCGGCAAGAGCCTCCTCGCCGCGCACGCGGCCGCCGCGGTCGGCGGCTCGCTCCCGGACGGCGTGGTGCGGGTGCGCTGGTGGGACGGCGGGCCCGCGCGGCGCAGGACGGTCGCGCAAACGGTGGCCGAGGCGCTGGACGCGGCGGCCGAGGGCACCGGCGCCGCGGTCGGCGTCACGGACCTGGTGGCACGGTTGCGGTCGCGTCGGATGCTGGTGGTGCTCGACGACTTCGACCCGGTGCGCGCCGACTGCGTCCACCTGGTGCACGCGCTCCTCGAAGGCGCTCCGGGCGTACGGATCCTCGCGGCGGGCCGCCATCCACTCGGCCTCGGCGACGAGGCGGTCCTACGCCTTGGCCCACTCGCCGTCACACCGTCCGGGTCCGACGACGCGGAGCTGGCCCCCGCGGTCGCGCTGTTCCTGGACCGGGTACGGGCCGCGTCGGCGGGTCGGCGGGCGGCTTCCACCGGGGCGGCGGAGGTGCCGGGTGACGGCGACGCGGGAGTGTTGCGACTGCGCGGCGCGGTGGCGCGCGCCCGACGGGGGCGGGCGGCGTGGGCCATCCCCGGCAAACGGGGGCGGAAGGGGCCTGCGGCGGGGGCGCGGGGAGGCGATCAGACGGACGGCTCCTCGGGGGCGCCGGTGGAGCACGGCGCCGAATCGCCGATGCGCGGGGGCGAACAGCACGCCCCGGAACTGCCGGAGCACGGGGCCGGGCAAACGCCGACGGACGGGACCTCGGAGAGGCTGGTGGAGCAAAGCACCGGATCGCCGATGCGCGACGGCGAACAGCACGCCCCCGAACTGCCGGAGCACGGGACCGGGCAAACGTCGGCGGACGGGACCTCGGACCCGCCAGCCCACGGCACCGAACCGCCGACGCCCGGCGGCCAACGGGACGCACCGGGGGCGCGGGGACGCGAGGCCGGACAAACACCGACGCACGGCTCCTCGGACGCACCGCTGGAACACGACACCGAATCACTGATGCGCGACGGCGAACAGCACGCCCCCGAACTGCCGAGGCACAGGACCGGGCAAACACCGACGCACGGGACCTCGGACCCGCCAGCCCACGGCACCGAACCGCCGACGCCCGGCGGCCAACGGGACGCACCGGGGGCGCGGGGACGCGAGGCCGGACAAACACCGACGCACGGCTCCTCGGACGCACCGCTGGAACACGACACCGAATCACTGATGCGCGACGGCGAACAGCACGCCCCCGAACTGCCGAGGCACAGGACCGGGCAAACACCGACGCACGGGACCTCGGACCCGCCAGCCCACGGCACCGAACCGCCGACGCCCGGCGGCCAACGGGACGCACCGGGGGCGCGGGGACGCGAGGCCGGACAAACACCGACGCACGGCTCCTCGGACGCACCGCCGGAACACGACACCGAATCGCCGATGCGCCACGGCGAGCGGCTGCCCGTCGCGGGCGGCGCGGATGCACGACTACAGGCGCCCCGCCCCTCGGCACCGCCGCTCACCGACGCCGACGAGTCTCCGCGCCGCGATGCGGAGCCTGTCGTACGACCGGACGCGGCGTCTGCCCTGCACGGTGGCCCGGAGCCTGCCCGCGCCGACGCGGCACCCGTCGTACCCGCGAACACGAAATCCGCCCCGGGCGCGGACGCGGCCCCTCCCATCCACGGAGCCACGGACGCGGAGCTCCCTGCCCGCCATCACACGGCGCCGCTGGCCGGAGACCATCGCGCTCTGCCCGACAGCGGCGAGCCCTCCGACGACGAGCTCCGTATCGCCCTCCACATCTGCCGCCGCCTCGAAGGCGTCCCCTTGGCCATCGAGTTGGCGGCCGCGCAGGTCGCCGAGTACTCGATGGTGCAGCTCGTGCGGATGCTGGACGCCGGGCAGGGGTGGCTCGGCGTGCCGGACGCGGCGCTGCGCAGGCACCGGTCGCTGCGGGCCGCCGTGGGTGCGGGATACGCCCTCTGCGAGCCGACGGAGCGCACCACTTGGGCGCGGCTCAGCGTCTTCGCAGGGGACTTCGACGAGGACGCCGCCGTGTTCGTGTGCTCGGGCGGCGGCCTCGGCGCCGAGGAGGTGCCGGTCTGTCTGGCCCGCCTCGTGCTCGCCTCCGTCCTGACGCCCGTCCGCGACCCGGGCGGCGTGCTGCCCCCGCGCTACCGCATGACGGAGGCGGCCCGCGGCTTCGGCGCCGAACGGCTCCAGTCGGCGGGCGAGACGGCCGCCGCCGTCAGCCGCCACCTGTACTGGTACGCGAACATCGCTTCGAGCGCCCACCACTTGTGGAGCACGGGCCTGCACGAACGGGCCACGGCGCTCGTCCGCGAGGAAGAGGACAATCTGCACGCCTCGCTCGCCAGGCAGCCCCACCGTGCCGACGAAGCGGCCGCGGCGCTCGCCGTGGCCGTGGACCTGTGGTTCTGGTGGGCCGTCTGCGGCCGGGCCGCCGAGGGGCGCGAGCACCTGCGGCGGCTGCTGCCGGTGGGCCGCGCCGACACCCGCCTGTGCGGTCAGGCGCTGTGGCTCGCGGGCTGGCTCGCCGTGTGCGTCGACGCGCCCGACGCCGCCGAACTCCTCGGCCAGGCCTGGCGCGTGGGCGTACTCGCGGGGGACGACGCCACGATCGGGCGGGTCTCACACGTACTCGGCGCGCTCGCCCTGGAGGAGGGCAGGACGGAGCGGGCCATCGCCCACTTGCGGGAGGCCGCCGACATCATTCCCGTGCACGCGGAGCACGGCCCGCCCGCCGCCGTCAGCTGGGCGCTCCTCGCCGTGGCACAAGCGAGGGTCAGCCCCGCAGCCGCCCGGCGCAGCATCCGTCGCGCGTCGGCGGGCCCGCAGCCCCGGCACGACTTATGGACGCGGTCCATGACGCAGTACGCGCAGGCGCTCGTCGACCATCTGCGCGGGCGCCGCAGCCGCGCCTGGCGCAGGGCGCACAAGGCGCTCGCCGGGGCGAACGGGGTGGCGGGCGCCGCCAAGGCCGCCAGGACCACCGCGACGGGCGAGGCGGACGGCACGACGGCGACCGGTAACGGCCTCCCGGCCGTCGTCACGGTGGCCGGGCCGCCCGGTGCCGCTCTCATCCATCAGCTGATCGCGGACATCGAGGAGGGGCCGTCGCCATCCGCCCGACACCCGGACCTGCACCCATGA
- a CDS encoding ROK family transcriptional regulator, giving the protein MVERGSRTVRDLRVGNRATVLRRLYFGGPMSRQALGPATGLSSGSVSNVVAELAADGLLEEAGVVESDGGRPRTLLRVAPSRGRLIGVDVGETRVRVEAFDLALTELARTERPLTDSGHDVELIVRHIRDGIAEVGGGSPDGGAPGSGSAGGGELIGVGVGVPGIVDRDASGATVVHGQTIGWDAVPLEAMLREAVELPPDTAYFVDNGARALGQAEMWFGGGRGARDAAIVLFGSGVGACVVADGVIHGGARGGPAEWGHLTVSVRGRRCRCGARGCLEAYAGAEALLERWQEAGGQLPPGADEETGVSALLAAAHPRDGSTPDPVALAVLDETAEYLGAGISDLVNLFGPERVLVGGWAGLQLGPRLLPAVREYADAYALRHPAARVTIDLGQLGPDAVTVGAATLPLADFFSRGGRRATPSRTESATAAVPDWQTVLEGRGAQGAR; this is encoded by the coding sequence ATGGTTGAACGGGGCAGTCGGACGGTGCGCGACCTGCGGGTGGGCAATCGCGCCACGGTGCTGCGGCGGCTGTACTTCGGCGGGCCGATGAGCCGTCAGGCGCTCGGCCCCGCGACCGGACTCAGTTCGGGATCCGTGAGCAACGTCGTCGCCGAACTCGCCGCGGACGGCCTCCTGGAGGAGGCGGGCGTCGTCGAGTCCGACGGCGGCCGCCCGCGCACGCTCCTGCGCGTCGCCCCGTCCCGCGGCCGCCTCATCGGCGTCGACGTGGGGGAGACGCGGGTGCGCGTGGAGGCGTTCGACCTGGCGCTCACCGAACTGGCCCGTACCGAGCGGCCGTTGACGGACTCGGGCCACGATGTGGAACTGATCGTGCGTCACATTCGGGACGGGATCGCGGAGGTGGGCGGCGGCTCACCGGATGGCGGGGCGCCGGGCAGCGGCTCGGCCGGTGGCGGCGAGCTGATCGGCGTGGGCGTGGGCGTGCCGGGGATCGTCGACCGGGACGCGTCGGGCGCCACGGTGGTGCACGGTCAGACCATCGGCTGGGACGCCGTCCCGCTGGAGGCGATGCTGCGCGAGGCCGTCGAACTCCCCCCGGACACGGCCTACTTCGTCGACAACGGCGCACGGGCGCTCGGTCAGGCGGAGATGTGGTTCGGCGGCGGGCGCGGCGCGCGGGACGCGGCGATCGTCCTGTTCGGCTCGGGCGTGGGTGCGTGCGTCGTGGCCGACGGCGTCATCCACGGCGGTGCGCGCGGTGGCCCTGCGGAGTGGGGCCACCTCACCGTGAGCGTCCGTGGCCGCAGGTGCCGCTGCGGAGCCCGTGGCTGCCTGGAGGCGTACGCGGGGGCCGAGGCCCTGCTGGAGCGATGGCAGGAAGCCGGTGGTCAACTGCCCCCGGGCGCCGACGAGGAGACAGGCGTGAGCGCCCTGCTCGCCGCCGCGCATCCGCGGGACGGGAGTACGCCCGACCCCGTCGCGCTGGCCGTGCTCGACGAGACCGCCGAGTACCTGGGCGCGGGCATCTCCGACCTCGTCAACCTCTTCGGTCCCGAACGCGTCCTGGTCGGCGGCTGGGCGGGCCTCCAGCTCGGCCCGCGTCTGCTGCCCGCCGTACGGGAGTACGCCGACGCGTACGCCCTGCGCCACCCCGCCGCCCGCGTCACCATCGACCTCGGCCAACTCGGCCCGGACGCGGTCACGGTGGGCGCGGCGACACTGCCCCTCGCGGACTTCTTCAGCCGTGGCGGACGCCGGGCGACACCGTCCCGCACGGAGTCGGCGACAGCGGCGGTGCCCGACTGGCAGACGGTCCTGGAGGGGCGGGGAGCGCAGGGAGCGAGGTGA
- a CDS encoding ABC transporter substrate-binding protein, giving the protein MRRIRAAAALLTVTALTGTAAACGGGSSAGGEGSNASTKTLTYWASNQGPNLAADKKILTPELKKFEEQTGIEVKLEVIPWSDLLNRILAATTSGQGPDVLNIGNSWSSSLQATGALLPWDAKNFAAIGGRDRFVPAALGSTGATGKDPAAVPLYSLSYALYYNKAMFEDAGIDGPPATWDELVADGKKLSKGGKWALGAEGSNLVNNIHQAFALGKQHGADFFDADGKPTFTSDGAVAAVKQYVDFMAKDKIIAPGNAEYAQNQSLRDFARGRTAMVLWQAAATTFEAQGMKPDEWGVAPVPVASGLPGAGEKVNSMVAGINLAVFKNTDNIDGARKFVKFMTSDTEQAHLNKAYGSIPPVRAAQRDAAFDRADTAVLRDTLLKSAAPLPQVPDESQFETSVGTAIKKLFADAAAGRGVTTDSVKAELSKAQQQMPKS; this is encoded by the coding sequence ATGCGCAGAATCCGAGCCGCTGCCGCCCTCCTCACCGTCACCGCCCTCACCGGCACCGCCGCGGCGTGCGGCGGCGGGAGCAGCGCGGGTGGCGAGGGCAGCAACGCGTCGACCAAGACCCTCACCTACTGGGCGTCCAACCAGGGGCCGAACCTCGCCGCGGACAAGAAGATCCTGACGCCCGAGCTGAAGAAGTTCGAGGAGCAGACGGGCATCGAGGTCAAACTCGAGGTGATCCCCTGGTCCGACCTGCTCAACCGGATCCTGGCGGCGACCACGTCGGGGCAGGGCCCCGACGTCCTGAACATCGGCAACAGCTGGTCGTCCTCGCTCCAGGCCACCGGCGCGCTGCTGCCGTGGGACGCGAAGAACTTCGCGGCGATCGGCGGCCGTGACAGGTTCGTCCCCGCCGCGCTGGGGTCGACGGGCGCCACCGGCAAGGATCCTGCGGCGGTGCCGCTGTACTCACTGTCGTACGCGCTCTACTACAACAAGGCGATGTTCGAGGACGCCGGGATCGACGGGCCCCCGGCCACCTGGGACGAGCTGGTCGCCGACGGCAAGAAGCTGTCCAAGGGCGGCAAGTGGGCGCTCGGCGCCGAGGGTTCGAACCTGGTCAATAACATCCACCAGGCCTTCGCGCTCGGCAAACAGCACGGCGCCGACTTCTTCGACGCGGACGGGAAGCCGACGTTCACCTCCGACGGCGCCGTCGCGGCCGTGAAGCAATACGTCGACTTCATGGCCAAGGACAAGATCATCGCGCCGGGCAACGCCGAGTACGCGCAGAACCAGTCGCTGCGGGACTTCGCGCGGGGCAGGACGGCGATGGTACTCTGGCAGGCTGCGGCGACCACGTTCGAGGCGCAGGGCATGAAGCCGGACGAGTGGGGGGTGGCCCCCGTGCCCGTGGCGTCCGGCCTTCCGGGCGCGGGCGAGAAGGTCAACTCGATGGTGGCGGGCATCAATCTGGCCGTCTTCAAGAACACCGACAACATCGACGGCGCGCGGAAGTTCGTCAAGTTCATGACGAGCGACACCGAGCAGGCGCACCTCAACAAGGCGTACGGATCGATCCCGCCGGTCAGGGCGGCGCAGCGGGACGCGGCGTTCGACCGGGCCGACACCGCCGTACTGCGGGACACGCTCCTCAAGAGCGCGGCGCCGCTGCCTCAGGTCCCCGACGAGTCGCAGTTCGAGACGTCGGTGGGCACCGCGATCAAGAAGCTCTTCGCGGACGCGGCGGCGGGCAGGGGCGTGACCACGGACTCGGTGAAGGCCGAACTGTCCAAGGCCCAGCAGCAGATGCCGAAGAGCTGA
- a CDS encoding carbohydrate ABC transporter permease, producing MTTLTSPRGPRDGTEGEGTKAGPPTPGRTLRDRLPARLRRLSLPYLLLLPALLLELLVHLVPMAVGIFMSFKELTQFFVRDWGAAPWTGLDNYATAVDFDAPVGEALLHSFAVTVVFTVLSVGLCWLIGTAAAVFMQENFRGRGLLRAVFLTPYALPVYAAVITWSFMFQRDTGLINHVLHDQLGLTDTRPFWLIGDNSFVALLTVSVWKGWPFAFLIVMAGLQNIPKELYEAAAIDGAGIWQQLRRITLPSLRPVNQVLVLVLFLWTFNDFNTPYVLFGKAAPEAADLISIHIYQSSFVTWNFGAGSAMSVLLLLFLLLVTAGYLLVTSRGRRSADV from the coding sequence ATGACCACGCTGACCTCACCGCGCGGACCGCGCGACGGCACGGAAGGCGAGGGCACGAAGGCGGGCCCGCCCACGCCCGGGCGCACGCTGCGCGACCGGCTCCCCGCGCGCCTGCGCCGCCTCTCGCTCCCCTATCTCCTGCTGCTTCCCGCGCTCCTGCTCGAACTGCTCGTCCACCTCGTGCCGATGGCCGTCGGCATCTTCATGAGCTTCAAGGAGCTCACCCAGTTCTTCGTCCGCGACTGGGGCGCGGCGCCCTGGACGGGCCTGGACAACTACGCGACGGCGGTCGACTTCGACGCACCGGTCGGCGAGGCCCTGCTGCACTCCTTCGCCGTCACCGTCGTGTTCACGGTGCTTTCCGTGGGCCTGTGCTGGCTGATCGGCACGGCCGCCGCGGTGTTCATGCAGGAGAACTTCCGGGGCCGCGGCCTGCTGCGGGCCGTCTTCCTGACGCCGTACGCGCTTCCGGTGTACGCGGCCGTGATCACCTGGTCGTTCATGTTCCAGCGCGACACGGGACTGATCAACCACGTCCTGCACGACCAGCTCGGCCTCACCGACACCCGGCCGTTCTGGCTGATCGGCGACAACAGCTTCGTCGCGCTCCTGACCGTGTCGGTGTGGAAGGGCTGGCCGTTCGCCTTCCTCATCGTCATGGCCGGCCTGCAGAACATCCCCAAGGAGCTGTACGAGGCGGCCGCCATCGACGGCGCGGGAATCTGGCAGCAGCTGCGCCGGATCACGCTGCCTTCGCTGCGCCCGGTCAACCAGGTGCTCGTCCTGGTTCTGTTCCTGTGGACGTTCAACGACTTCAACACGCCGTACGTGCTGTTCGGCAAGGCCGCCCCCGAGGCCGCGGACCTCATCTCGATCCACATCTACCAGTCCTCGTTCGTCACCTGGAACTTCGGCGCGGGCTCGGCGATGTCGGTCCTGCTGCTGCTCTTCCTGCTCCTGGTGACCGCGGGCTACCTGCTCGTGACCTCGCGAGGGCGGAGGAGCGCCGATGTCTAG
- a CDS encoding carbohydrate ABC transporter permease, whose translation MAAPRSFLWTRRIFLTLLTGFVLLPVYVMISSSLKPLEDVSGSFHWLPSGFTVRPYLDIWTTVPLADYFMNSLIVAGAATVCSVVIAVFAAYAVSRYTFRGKRVFTVTVLSTQMFPGILFLLPLFLIYVNLGNATGIALFGSRAGLILTYLTFSLPFSIWMLIGYFDSVPRELDEAALVDGCGPLGALFRVVVPAAIPGIVAVAVYAFMTAWGEVLFASVLTNDTTRTLAVGLQGYATQNDVYWNQVMAASLVVSVPVVAGFLLLQRYLVAGLTAGAVK comes from the coding sequence ATGGCCGCGCCGCGTTCGTTCCTGTGGACGCGGCGGATCTTCCTGACGCTGCTCACCGGGTTCGTCCTGCTTCCGGTGTACGTGATGATCAGCAGCTCCCTGAAGCCGCTGGAGGACGTGTCGGGGTCGTTCCACTGGCTGCCCAGCGGCTTCACCGTCCGCCCCTACCTCGACATCTGGACGACCGTCCCGCTCGCGGACTACTTCATGAACTCGCTGATCGTGGCGGGCGCGGCGACCGTCTGCTCGGTGGTCATCGCGGTGTTCGCCGCGTACGCGGTCAGCCGCTACACGTTCCGCGGCAAGCGCGTCTTCACCGTGACCGTCCTGTCCACGCAGATGTTCCCCGGCATCCTGTTCCTGCTGCCGCTCTTCCTGATCTACGTCAATCTCGGCAACGCCACGGGCATCGCCCTGTTCGGCTCGCGCGCCGGGCTCATCCTCACCTATCTCACCTTCTCGCTGCCATTCTCCATCTGGATGCTGATCGGATACTTCGACTCGGTGCCCAGGGAACTGGACGAGGCGGCACTCGTCGACGGATGCGGGCCGCTCGGCGCGCTCTTCCGCGTCGTGGTGCCCGCCGCGATCCCCGGCATCGTCGCGGTCGCCGTCTACGCCTTCATGACCGCGTGGGGCGAAGTGCTCTTCGCCTCCGTGCTGACCAACGACACCACGCGCACGCTCGCCGTCGGCCTGCAGGGCTACGCCACCCAGAACGACGTGTACTGGAACCAGGTCATGGCCGCCTCGCTCGTCGTCAGCGTGCCCGTCGTCGCGGGCTTCCTGCTCCTGCAGCGCTATCTCGTCGCCGGACTCACAGCGGGCGCCGTCAAATGA
- a CDS encoding GH1 family beta-glucosidase — MDLSALPRDFVWGVATSAYQIEGAVDEDGRAPSIWDTFAHTPGRVDGDDTGDIACDHYHRWPEDIALMRELGVDSYRFSIAWPRIAPDGSGAVNAAGLDFYDRLVDALLDAGITPNATAYHWDLPQALQDRGGWPERATAEHFAAYASIVAERLGDRVRHWATLNEPLCSAWIGHLEGRMAPGLTDLTAAVRASYHLLLGHGLATQAIRAAAPGARVGVVNNLSPVRPASDRPEDVAAARRADGHTNRWWLDPLHGLGFPADMREVYGVELPERAGDLATIAQPLDWLGLNYYFPAVVTDDPTGPAPFARQIHRPDVPRTGMDWEIDASGIETLLMRLTEEYGARELYVTENGSSYPDVVRADGTIDDAERTRYLHEHLAACARATDRGAPLAGYFAWSLLDNFEWAYGYDKRFGLVHVDYATQRRTVKDSGRHYADLIRAQRSGGPGSPVIGSRAGTR, encoded by the coding sequence ATGGACCTCTCCGCACTCCCCCGGGACTTCGTGTGGGGCGTGGCCACCTCCGCGTACCAGATCGAGGGAGCCGTCGACGAGGACGGGCGCGCGCCCTCCATCTGGGACACGTTCGCGCACACACCGGGCCGCGTCGACGGCGACGACACCGGCGACATCGCCTGCGACCACTACCACCGCTGGCCCGAGGACATCGCGCTGATGCGGGAGCTCGGCGTCGACTCCTACCGCTTCTCGATCGCCTGGCCGCGCATCGCCCCCGACGGCTCGGGGGCGGTGAACGCGGCCGGTCTCGACTTCTACGACCGGCTGGTCGACGCCCTGCTCGACGCGGGCATCACCCCGAACGCGACCGCCTACCACTGGGATCTGCCGCAGGCGCTGCAGGACCGCGGGGGCTGGCCCGAGCGGGCGACCGCCGAGCACTTCGCGGCCTACGCATCGATCGTCGCCGAGCGCCTCGGCGACCGGGTGCGCCACTGGGCCACGCTCAACGAACCGCTGTGCTCGGCGTGGATCGGCCACCTGGAGGGCCGCATGGCGCCGGGCCTCACCGACCTCACCGCCGCCGTGCGTGCCTCCTACCACCTGCTCCTCGGCCACGGCCTGGCCACCCAGGCGATCCGCGCCGCGGCGCCCGGCGCGCGGGTCGGCGTCGTCAACAACCTCTCGCCGGTGCGGCCCGCCTCCGACCGCCCCGAGGACGTCGCCGCGGCCCGGCGCGCGGACGGCCACACCAACCGCTGGTGGCTCGACCCACTGCACGGGCTCGGCTTCCCCGCGGACATGCGGGAGGTCTACGGCGTGGAACTCCCGGAGCGGGCGGGCGACTTGGCGACCATCGCCCAGCCCCTGGACTGGCTGGGCCTCAACTACTACTTCCCCGCCGTCGTCACCGACGACCCGACGGGCCCGGCCCCCTTCGCCCGCCAGATCCACCGGCCCGACGTCCCGCGCACCGGCATGGACTGGGAGATCGACGCGTCCGGCATCGAGACCCTCCTGATGCGCCTCACCGAGGAGTACGGGGCGCGCGAGCTGTACGTCACGGAGAACGGCTCCTCGTATCCCGACGTGGTCCGCGCCGACGGCACGATCGACGACGCGGAGCGCACCCGCTACCTCCACGAACACCTGGCGGCCTGCGCCCGTGCCACCGACCGCGGCGCCCCGCTGGCGGGCTACTTCGCCTGGTCCCTCCTCGACAACTTCGAGTGGGCGTACGGCTACGACAAGCGCTTCGGACTCGTCCACGTCGACTACGCGACGCAGCGCCGCACGGTCAAGGACAGCGGGCGCCACTACGCGGATCTGATCCGCGCCCAGCGGAGCGGCGGGCCCGGCTCCCCGGTCATCGGCAGCCGGGCCGGGACGAGGTAG